CTGTTAAAAACGCTGATCAGGTAAAAGCTATTCTTCGTTCCAAACCTGAAATAAATGCTTATTTCGCTCCATACGATGAGCTTGCAAAAGGGGTTATCCTCGCTCTTCAGGAATCAAACATGACTAAAAAGATAAGGGTCTACAGCGCTGACATATCAACACAGGACATTCAGCTTATGGTCAGAGAGGGAAGCCCGTGGGCAGCAACAGCGGCAACAAACCCGGCAGCCATTGGCGCAGTAAGCGTGCGGGCAATCTGTAAAAAGATCGCCGGCGAGCAGCTCCCTGCGGACATACTTATCCCGCCTATGCTCTTCACTCAGGAGATGATCCGTGAGGCAGGAGTAAAAAACATGAAACAGCTCCGTGCGAAATTCCCACAGTTTAACCATGTTGAACGTGCGATGGCTCCGTGGATACCTGTTGATAAAAAAGGATTATTCTAATTACGATTTTATGCCGGTTCGGGGGACTGAGCCGGCTTCTTTCACCGATAACGAAATAATAAAGGAGCAGTTAGTGCAAAACAATGCAAAAGGCAGTCTCCTGCCAAAAACTATAGAATTCATAGACGGCGAACTTTATCTGCTGGATCAGACTCAGCTCCCTGTCAAAACCGTTATAGAGAAACAGATCAGCATTGAACAGGTCTGGGACTCCATCAAGGTTCTGAAGGTCAGGGGCGCACCCGCTATAGGTATAGCCGGCGCATACGGTCTGCTGTACGGCGTTAAGGACATGCAGAATGTTCCGGCAGATAAATTTTTGACCGTACTGAAAGAGAAAGCCGACTACCTGAACTCCTCCCGCCCCACTGCTGTTAACCTCAGCTGGGCTCTGAAGAGAATGGTGCAGAAGGCCGAAAGCCGGAAGGAGCTCACCAGCACACAGCTTTATAAAGTGCTTGTTGACGAAGCAGTTCTCATACACGAAGAAGACAAGCACCTCTGTAAAAGTATCGGTCTAAACGGAGCACCGCTCATAAAAGAAGGGTACGGTGTTCTCACCCACTGTAACGCCGGAGCACTGGCGACATCCGAGCTTGGCACTGCCACAGCGCCTATGTATACCGCTCATGCAGCAGGGGTCAACTTTAAGGTTTATGCAGACGAGACAAGACCGCTTCTTCAGGGTGCAAGGCTGACAAGCTGGGAACTTCAGAAGTCGGGTCTGGACGTGACGCTTCTCTGCGACAATATGGCTGCACACATAATGAGCCAGGGGCTCATCGACATGGTCATAGTAGGCACAGACAGAGTTGCCGCCAACGGAGATGTTGCGAATAAAATAGGCACAATGGGCGTTGCTATCCTCGCAAAACACTTCGGCATACCTTTCTATGTGGCATGTCCGTCATCCACCGTGGACATGGAAACACCAACAGGCAGGGAGATCGTTATAGAGGAACGCGAGGCGGACGAGGTGTGTAACTTCGGAGCACGCAGAACAGCACCGGAAGGTATGAAAGTGCGTAACCCTGCATTTGACGTAACCCCGAACGAATTTGTCACAGGTATAATAACAGAAATAGGAATATTAAAGGCTCCATACTCTGAGAGTCTTGCAAAAGCTTATAAAATATAGACAGAGGTAACAATGCTTAAAGGTATTTCACCGTTTTTAAGCCCTGAGCTTCTTGCCGAACTGCACAGGATGGGACATGGAGACGAGATAGTTCTCGGTGATGCACATTTCGCCGGACACGGGCTGAACAAAAACACTCTGAGAGCTGATGGATTGACAGTGGATCAGCTTCTCGACGCCATACTTCCGCTGTTCGAGCTTGATGCTTACTCTGATGACCCTCTGGTAATGATAACTCCTGTCGAGGGGGATACTCTTGATCCTGAAGTTGAAACAAGGTTCAGACATATAATTGAAAAACATCAGCCGGACGCGCCGGAAATAACACGCATAGACAGGTTTGCCTTCTACGACAGAACCAAACAGGCATACTGTGTTGTAATGACTGGCGAAACAGCAAAATATGGATGTATCATACTTAAAAAAGGCGTCACTCCTCAGGGGTGACAGGAGTTATTAATGCTGCTTTTAAAAGAGAGAAAACTTCTTGTGGAATACGGTAAGAAACTGGTCACAACGAACCTGACCAGCGGAACCGGCGGAAACCTGAGCATATACAACAGAGACGAAAATCTGGTTGCAGTCACACCTTCAGGGGTAGACTACATGAAAACAACCGTGGAAGACATTGTAATCACCGACATAGACGGTAACGTTGTTGAGGGAGATAACAGACCGACAAGCGAACTCTCCTTTCACCTCAGTCTTTACAAGGACAGGGCAGACGTTTGTGCTGTT
This window of the Denitrovibrio acetiphilus DSM 12809 genome carries:
- the mtnA gene encoding S-methyl-5-thioribose-1-phosphate isomerase → MIKKDYSNYDFMPVRGTEPASFTDNEIIKEQLVQNNAKGSLLPKTIEFIDGELYLLDQTQLPVKTVIEKQISIEQVWDSIKVLKVRGAPAIGIAGAYGLLYGVKDMQNVPADKFLTVLKEKADYLNSSRPTAVNLSWALKRMVQKAESRKELTSTQLYKVLVDEAVLIHEEDKHLCKSIGLNGAPLIKEGYGVLTHCNAGALATSELGTATAPMYTAHAAGVNFKVYADETRPLLQGARLTSWELQKSGLDVTLLCDNMAAHIMSQGLIDMVIVGTDRVAANGDVANKIGTMGVAILAKHFGIPFYVACPSSTVDMETPTGREIVIEEREADEVCNFGARRTAPEGMKVRNPAFDVTPNEFVTGIITEIGILKAPYSESLAKAYKI
- the fucU gene encoding L-fucose mutarotase, yielding MLKGISPFLSPELLAELHRMGHGDEIVLGDAHFAGHGLNKNTLRADGLTVDQLLDAILPLFELDAYSDDPLVMITPVEGDTLDPEVETRFRHIIEKHQPDAPEITRIDRFAFYDRTKQAYCVVMTGETAKYGCIILKKGVTPQG